In Podospora pseudoanserina strain CBS 124.78 chromosome 5, whole genome shotgun sequence, a single window of DNA contains:
- a CDS encoding hypothetical protein (antiSMASH:Cluster_6; EggNog:ENOG503P04X), which yields MTVMTEPSQRRAYIRHEPQQRLVLALCQVPVSVLDSLSNTVNMRCYIFTSILSFLFFSLFLPCVLAQVLRDDSPIWVQGAFEDATVTANDTSYNAGGTITVNGFVLNIPRNLLVQFPAAWVPWRDFVASKSDFIGFETLVMGNTIEGDPRVGQVVITEFFEGLSFGFIESLNYTDGSMKIENGPTVRISDPNGVFSVGYDGASFMTADDQSPSITAFSGFPMCIPRNGSDPLCPLSNRPTGRPGIFRAPDPLVMAPFLPGDLITFSGFRRGDEVIAFSIVAQNVQITTGDDIVYIRMELALLGIFSPSPAAEIADSRFIGFSSNPRTSVTLYALDVNPCTGETTERMIAGVGLRGGRNFQNKFEYRNEILFGYTREYRAVAEIDGVPITRRTRNGILAGSYIQPVNVWVQTEMDIPGLFANGVPFEFREMEFLTKGVGRDENGNVWGPLDPFPQSLVPISAPNCGGVNSRIQRRRTFGSRFGRMKAEAVAGADNKGTEEPEVVVAPAEIAAIEEKAELDAVLEQDQIESLFGDGPQLQ from the exons ATGACTGTGATGACTGAGCCGTCGCAGAGAAGAGCCTATATAAGACATGAGCCTCAACAGAGACTTGTGCTGGCTCTGTGTCAGGTACCCGTATCCGTCCTTGACTCGCTCAGCAACACTGTCAACATGAGGTGTTACATCTTCACCTCgatcctctcttttctctttttctctttgttcCTCCCTTGTGTCCTCGCCCAGGTCCTCCGAGATGACTCTCCTATCTGGGTACAGGGAGCGTTCGAGGACGCAACCGTCACCGCCAATGACACATCCTACAACGCCGGCGGTACAATCACCGTCAACGGCTTCGTTTTGAACATCCCCAGAAACCTCTTGGTCCAGTTTCCTGCCGCGTGGGTGCCGTGGAGAGACTTTGTCGCGAGCAAGTCAGACTTCATTGGGTTTGAGACCTTG GTCATGGGCAACACTATCGAGGGAGACCCCCGTGTCGGTCAGGTGGTCATCACCGAGTTCTTCGAGGGCCTCAGCTTCGGCTTCATCGAGTCCCTCAATTACACTGATGGTAGCATGAAGATCGAGAACGGACCTACCGTCCGCATCAGCGATCCCAACGGTGTCTTCTCTGTTGGGTATGACGGTGCGTCGTTCATGACGGCGGATGATCAAAGTCCCAGCATCACTGCGTTTTCAGGATTTCCTATGTGTATCCCCCGCAACGGTTCTGATCCCTTGTGTCCGTTGAGCAATCGGCCTACTGGCCGTCCCGGAATCTT CCGCGCCCCCGACCCATTGGTCAtggcccccttcctcccggGCGATCTCATCACCTTCAGTGGCTTCCGGCGCGGCGACGAAGTCATCGCCTTCAGCATCGTCGCCCAAAACGTTCAGATCACCACTGGCGATGACATTGTCTACATCCGCATGGAGCTCGCTCTCCTCGGTATCTTCAGTCCCAGCCCGGCAGCTGAAATCGCTGACTCCAGA TTCAtcggcttctcctccaacccccgcaCCTCGGTAACCCTCTACGCCCTCGACGTAAACCCCTGCACAGGCGAGACAACAGAACGTATGATCGCTGGCGTCGGTCTTCGCGGTGGACGTAACTTCCAGAACAAGTTCGAGTACCGCAATGAGATCCTGTTTGGCTACACAAGGGAGTATCGTGCCGTAGCTGAGATTGACGGTGTCCCCATCACCCGGAGGACCAGGAACGGAATTCTGGCAGGGAGCTACATCCAACCTGTGAACGTGTGGGTTCAGACCGAGATGGACATCCCGGGGTTGTTCGCCAACGGCGTGCCGTTTGAGTTTCGGGAGATGGAGTTCTTGACCAAGGGTGTTGGGAGGGACGAGAATGGGAATGTCTGGGGTCCGTTGGATCCGTTTCCGCAGTCGTTGGTGCCGATTTCTGCGCCGAACTGTGGAGGAGTGAACTCGAGGATCCAAAGACGGAGGACGTTTGGGTCGCGATTTGGCCGAATGAAGGCTGAGGCAGTTGCTGGCGCGGACAACAAAGGCACCGAGGAGCcagaggttgttgttgctccTGCGGAAATCGCAGCTattgaggagaaggcggagCTTGATGCTGTGTTGGAGCAAGATCAGATTGAATCTTTGTTTGGTGACGGACCGCAACTACAATGA
- a CDS encoding hypothetical protein (antiSMASH:Cluster_6; EggNog:ENOG503NW8V; CAZy:AA1; COG:Q) → MVLFSYLKLPTLAVALASHLSKAHLLHRPEDASSEKITGSHDHLGFRSETEDHHLVKRKHPNLSPDYPLMFQVPLPIPPLKQPTRIVKVPTLSNITSPFSNLTNANTTIPRFVHYYEIEIKPFQHSIYPDLSPANLVGYDGISPGPTIMVPRGTESVVRFVNKAHANSSVHLHGSYSRAPFDGWAEDTTAPGEYKDYYFPNRQSGRMMWYHDHAVHITAENAYMGQAGVYLVRDPAEDGLNLPSGYGEYDIPLVLAAKQYNLDGTLFSTVGERISLWGDVIHVNGQPWPFLNVEPRKYRFRFLNAAVSRSFSLYFVKTSNAGGLNAKLPFKVIASDSGLLEKPVQTSYMYISMAERYEIVFDFSSHAGQTIELRNFAKAGGAGVEDDYQDTDKVMRFVVSNTTASADTSVVPAQLRTVPFPRPKTRRKIDQHFKFHRANGQWLINGVGFAEANNRILANVPRGTVEIWELENTTDGWSHPIHVHLVDFRVIWRRREGRRVEKYESEGLKDVVWLGREETVLVEAHYAPWDGVYMFHCHNLIHEDDDMMAAFNVTALPDFGYNNFSAKFLDPMEPRWRAKPFAMADFSARTGPFSGAAIDQKVKDFAASDAYRHADEIMDGLDQYWRTASQPVRSTSTRSSATNTRSTSSRGTRTTTTSRATTTSRATSSTPTTRNLSTRLQATTRSFITKSWDSSATQSTVPPRLTSRPLSSSRPPSTATLF, encoded by the exons ATGGTGCTGTTCAGTTATCTCAAGCTCCCAACCCTTGCAGTGGCACTGGCCTCCCATCTTTCAAAAGCCCACCTCTTGCATCGTCCTGAAGATGCTTCTTCAGAAAAGATCACGGGCAGCCATGATCACCTCGGATTTCGTTCAGAAACAGAGGACCACCATCTGGTCAAGAGGAAGCACCCAAACCTGAGCCCAGACTACCCGCTCATGTTCCAAGTCCCACTTCCTATCCCTCCTCTGAAGCAACCCACCCG AATTGTCAAAGTTCCCACTCTGTCCAACataacctcccccttctcgAACCTTACCAATGCCAACACCACGATTCCCAGGTTTGTGCATTACTACGAGATTGAGATCAAGCCCTTCCAGCACTCCATCTACCCGGACCTCAGTCCCGCCAATCTTGTCGGCTACGATGGCATCTCTCCCGGTCCCACCATCATGGTGCCACGAGGGACCGAGTCCGTCGTTCGCTTCGTCAACAAAGCCCACGCCAACAGCTCCGTTCACCTCCACGGATCCTATTCTCGCGCTCCCTTTGATGGTTGGGCCGaggacaccaccgcccctGGGGAGTACAAGGACTATTACTTCCCGAACCGGCAGTCGGGCAGGATGATGTGGTATCACGACCACGCAGTGCACATT ACAGCAGAGAACGCCTACATGGGCCAAGCAGGCGTGTATCTCGTCCGCGACCCAGCAGAAGATggcctcaacctcccttCCGGCTATGGCGAATACGACatccccctcgtcctcgcagCCAAACAGtacaacctcgacgggaCACTGTTCTCCACTGTCGGGGAGAGAATCAGCCTCTGGGGTGATGTCATCCACGTCAACGGGCAGCCGTGGCCCTTTCTGAACGTCGAGCCACGCAAGTACCGGTTCCGGTTCCTCAACGCGGCCGTGTCAAGATCGTTCTCGCTATACTTTGTCAAGACAAGCAATGCCGGCGGGCTCAACGCCAAACTTCCCTTCAAGGTCATTGCTAGCGATTCGGGGCTGTTGGAGAAGCCAGTTCAGACTTCGTACATG TACATCTCCATGGCCGAGCGCTATGAAATCGTTTTCGACTTCTCTTCCCACGCCGGACAGACCATCGAGCTCCGCAACTTTGCCAAAGCCGGCGGCGCCGGGGTCGAGGACGACTACCAAGACACAGACAAGGTCATGCGCTTTGTGGTTTCCAACACCACTGCCAGCGCCGACACCTCCGTTGTCCCTGCCCAACTACGCACCGTTCCGTTTCCCCGTCCCAAGACAAGGAGAAAGATTGACCAGCACTTCAAGTTCCACCGCGCCAACGGTCAATGGCTCATCAATGGCGTTGGCTTTGCGGAGGCCAACAACCGTATCCTTGCCAATGTCCCCCGCGGCACGGTTGAGATCTGGGAGTTGGAGAACACTACCGATGGCTGGTCTCACCCAATTCACGTGCATCTGGTGGACTTTCGGGTTATCTGGCGTCGACGGGAGGGTAGGCGCGTGGAGAAATACGAAAGTGAGGGGCTCAAGGATGTCGTATGGCTTGGGAGAGAGGAaacggtgctggtggaggctCATTACGCTCCCTGGGACGGCGTGTACATGTTCCATTGCCACAACCTCATccacgaggacgacgataTGATGGCCGCATTCAATGTTACTGCGTTGCCTGACTTTGGGTACAACAACTTCTCTGCCAAGTTCTTGGATCCCATGGagccgaggtggagggcaAAGCCATTTGCCATGGCAGACTTTAGCGCGCGGACAGGGCCATTCTCAGGGGCGGCGATTGACCAAAAGGTGAAAGACTTTGCTGCGTCGGACGCCTATAGGCATGCCGACGAGATCATGGATGGCTTGGATCAATACTGGAGGACCGCCAGCCAGCCTGTTCGGAGCACAAGTACACGCTCATCTGCAACCAATACCCGATCGACCTCGAGCAGAGGAACGCGAACCACTACCACATCTAGGGCAACGACGACATCGAgggcaacatcatcaacgccaacaacTCGAAATTTAAGCACCCGGCTTCAAGCAACCACTCGTTCATTCATTACAAAATCATGGGACAGTTCAGCAACACAGTCGACAGTGCCGCCGCGCTTAACGTCTAGGCCGCTGTCAAGTTCTCGTCCGCCATCCACAGCAACACTGTTCTAG